Below is a genomic region from Falco naumanni isolate bFalNau1 chromosome 2, bFalNau1.pat, whole genome shotgun sequence.
CTCCAAAGTGCCTCTCTAGGGCTTCTTTGGCAGCGATACTGGATAAAGGGATAAAATTTCacctttaaaaacttttctgaCATATTCAGGCTTTCACCACCAGTTCAGGAGAAGGGTCAGGTAACAGCACTGAAGGTAGTGACTtgattttccccctttttttctacGTAAAGGAAACCCACCAAACTTGAAGTGCACCCTAGTTTTCTGCTGACATGAACAGCACGACTTCATACAGAATTTCAGCACAGAGTAATTTAAAGGCAATTTGATTGTAGTTGAATTCGATGTAGTTTTAGTggtaataatgaaatatttgtgcTTCTTGATGTTCTTTAGGAGATACAGCTACTAACTAGACATGAATGGGATCGCAGGAACTCGAACAAGCCTGAGCACCCATTTTGCCCCAGTCACAGCAGTGCCGTAGGTGTTCAGCAAATGCACGTCAGCGGGGTTACCTGGTTGTATCAAACCGTTTGGGTTTACAAAGGGGAAGAGCTCCATCGCTTACAATTTGGGAAGTGGTGTGTGTTGCATCAAGTTCTGCATCTCATTTTGTCATGGAGAGGGCACTAGAGTATTTCTAGAAACCACAGATTAGGGCACGCTGGTTTAGCAGCCATCACATTTTCTAGTCTGCTTAATACACTCCTCAGCCAGCAGTGACCAAATTCGAGTGGctcaacaaacaaaacaagttaaGGCTGCTATCTTTTCTTATTGTCAGGTAGGATTTGCTTCCCGCTTGTGTTACGGAGTGTCTGTGACATCCCTGTGTGCCACCAGGACGCACCagagcttcagcagcagctctaaTTCCTTTGGACACAAGAGGGCACTTCATGCCTTAGTCTGGAAACGAGGTGCAGGTGTTTCTGTTACATACAAAGTATCTGCTAGAGTTCTAGTTAGTTCGTTATTTCATCTGTAACTTGTTGGGCTTTCGTTTACAAGTCAATTTTGCAATATTTACTGATGTTACCCAAACTACCTAATTAATTGCATGGTGTTCTGCACACACAGAAGTATAGCAACATCATTATTTTCGACTAACAGCTTCTTAGGCTTTAATCaaagcataaaacaaaataGCTTCCACAAATTCAAATTAAGTTGCTTTTGCTCAGCGTGTGATTAACCTAATTTAGTTTGTGAGGCTTTTGTTTTACCCCTAGTTTGCCTTCAAACATCCATTAAGAATGGTTAAGAGCAAGGCTGTGGTTCAGATAAAGTCCATCTCCCTGATTAGTTTCAGGTCTTCAAACTGAGATCCTATATGCCCTCAAAAGAACAATTAATATTTCCTCACTAGATGGGATTTGGCCCTGAACTTCGCCTCAATTATCTGTGCCCTTGACAACCTGCTGTATTCGATACTCCCAGTGCACTGGGGTAAGATGTAAAAGCAGGAATAATTACAAAATGCTTAGTAGGAGGACTGATTTTCACAATAGCTGTTAACTAACACCACCCAACCCCACAGTGTTAAATGAGCAGCCTTCAGTGTGCTCCTCTAGAGAGGGGGAAACCACCCAGGACTGAGATGCTCTCAGCTTCCATGCAGGCCATACTTCATAAGCTTGTGATGAGGTGCCCCTCAGGGGTCCTtattgggaccagtactgttaAATATCTTCATAAATGACATAGACAGTAGGGCCAAGTATGGGCAAGGTTGTGGCGCTGCCACTCGTGTCCTTACTGGGCTTGTagagaaactgagaaaagaaactggTCTCCCAAGAGTAAAGCTTCATCCCTTGTGAGGTGCTGTGATGAGCACGAGTTATGAAGCATTTCCCATCCCAAATTCACTCCTAACTGAGAAGCATTCCTGCAGAAGAATATATAGTTCAAAAGTCAGAGAGAAAtcacatcttcattttattctgGATGTCAAAGGCAATATGGGTGACAAAATGCATCCCAGAGGcctgagggaactggctggTGTAGTTGCCCAGCCATTCTCCATGATATTTGAAGAGTCATagcagtcaggtgaagtcccTGGTGACTGAAAAATGGGGAACActgcacccatttttaaaaagggtagaaaAAAGGACCCTGGGAATTACTGACCTGTCAGCCTGGCCTCTGTATctgggaagatcatggaacagatcttcctagaagctatgctaaggcacatggaggacagaGGTGTGATttgagacagccagcatggctttgCCAAGGGCCAGGCCTCTCTGACAAACCTAGTGaccttctatgatggagtgactacatctgtggacaagggaagagctatggatGTCATCTATCTGtacttctgtaaggcctttgacacagcctcccacaacatccttctcccTAAATTGGAGAGGTATAGATTTGATGGATGACTGTTCGGTGGATGAAGAATTGGTTGGATGGTCGCATGCAGAGGGtagtggtcaatggctcaatgtccagatggagatcagtgaTGAGGTGCCCCTCAGGGGTCCCtattgggaccagtactgttaaatatcttcagaaatgacatagacagtggggccaagtgcaccctcagcagatTTGCAGgcaacaccaagctgagtggtgtggttatgcctgagggaagggatgccgTCCAGAGGAACCAGGAGAAGCTTGAGAAGTGGgtccatgtgaacctcatgaagttcaacaaggccaaatgCAAGATCCTGCACTTACGttggggcaacccccagtatcaacACGGGCTGGGGCATGAAGGGAtcgagagcagccctgcagagaacaacttgggggtgctggtggatgaaaagctggacatgacccagcaatgtgcactcacagcccagaaagccaatcgtatcctgggctgcattaaaaagaagcgtggccagcaggttgggGGAGGTTcttctgcccctctactctgctctggtgaaaccccacctggagtgctgcatccagctctggagttcttggcacaggaaagacatggacctgttggagtgggtccagaggaggggcACAAAAATGGTCggagggctggaacacctctcctgtgaagacaggctgagagagctgggactgttcgGCCTGGAAATGAGAAGGTTCCGGGGacaccttattgcagcctttcaatacttaaaggaggcttataagaaagatggggacaaacttttaGTTGGGCCTGTTGCAATAAGAAaaggagtaatggttttaaactaaaagagggtggatttaaattagatataaggaagaaattttatttacaaagagaGTAGtggaacactggaacaggtggcccagagaggtggtagatgccccatccctggaaacatccaaggtcaggctggatggggctctgagcaacctggtctagttgaagatgtccctgctcattgcagcggggttggactagatgacctctaAAAGGCGCTTTTCAACACAAACTCTTCTATGACTCAAAAAACAAGTCTCAAGCTGAATACGAGAGAAGGTACGTGTTGTGGCTGTGGGACCATAGAGCAGCCTACATCTCCAGAAAGTGACGCTGCACATCAGGAATGATCTGTGTTCAAAGGACAGGCACTTCATTGTAATGGGTAGGGCCTGACAGCACCAGAGGTGTGCCCAGAGGCAGTCAGTTTCCCTTTCTGTAGAATACTACAGCTCCTTGGAGGCCCACTGAGTGAATTCTTCACCAAAGCTTATACAAGTCTGGAATAtctaaaggagaaagaaataccCTATTTCTCATTTTGCCTGTTTGGTAATTGTTTTTGTAATATGTTTTACCAGTCTACTTGATTTGCATATGGAGTTGAAGCTAGAGAGATGGTGGATGTTGGCCACCAGAGATGTGAGAAACAGAAGGTTCCCAGAACAACTCcggtttttctttccccttccgCTCATTAAAGTGTTTCTTTGAGAACTCCAAAGAATCCAGTGACAGAGGACAGGGACAGGGTTGCAATATTACATGTAAAATCTTGCCTTCAAACTTCCCAGACCTCAATCCTCTGACAAAATAATGCaatcaattaattaattattaaaccAGGGTGCTCTGATACCTTATTTACTATATAGATACCATAACATTTGGGCagaattgaaataaattatttttttcatattacaaTGCGTTGTcatatgttgaaaaaaaaaataatttggaaaagtaGTATATTTGTAGCAAATTGGGGCATTTGGAGGGTTAGGctgttatttttcactgaaatgtttcaaaacagtgaaacattttaaaacactagCTTCATTAATAGAATTAATATTCATTCATTAATAGAAAGTAACGCTTTGATTCTGAACCCaagaaaaagaagcatcttAGCCAAATTGGTTTCTACTGTGCAACGCCCTAACTATTTATTACCTTATGGTGGTTCTGCGCTTCCTCTTCCGCTCGTTCACTCCAACTTTTTCATTGTATAAagctgtattaaaaacaaaagaaaacctggcAGTTACTCTGCACAGGGAATGGAAAACAAGCACCATCATCTCCAGAAAAAAGTCCCTATctttgaagacagaagaaagcGTAACAGATAACGCCGCTCAATAAGAGCAGCACCACGCATAGGGGCACCTCTTTTTTTAAGATGGTTGGTCATTTTTTTTACCTCCAGCTATACACAGTTACAATCAAAACAGCTGTGCTGCTAGTAAAGCTGCAACCAGCAGCAGTTCCGTGCTGGTGTACGTGTGGAGCTGGACTTCAGCCTCCTCCTTTGACATACCtggtccctcctgccctgcagggcACGGTCTGGTGAGACAGAGCGCATTTCCTACCCCTTGGCTACCTCACCCACTTTCCTCAGAAATACAACCCTGGCCCCCAACCCCATTTATACACCTGCCCCTTCCACACCACTCTCTGATGGACATGTCCCCCCTGATTTCtcaggggctgctgcctgcctgcatggTCCCGCTCTGCAGCTCAAGCCTGTGcggctgccctgctccctggcacGAGTGATGCTCGCAATGTGCCAGCCGCATTGGGAAAACCTCTGGTTGCTAGCACAGTTACAGGGAAAGGAAGCTTTCTACAATTTGTTTCAGAGGAAACTGAAGTGTGTGGCAGACGGAGCTATTTAACAACATTCCCTGCTGTTGAATACAATCACAAATCCCAAAAGTATCATTAAgatcatctttttcttcccGTGCTAGGCGAGTGCCGCACAGTGGTAGCCCCGGCTGCTTCTCAGCAGCGCAATTTACCCAGCTGAAAAGGCTGTTCTTTAAGGCAACCCATGTCCTCTACATTGACCAAACTGTCCTAAAATACACTCTGCCCAGTGAACCCCATGACTCTTCCTGCAACTGGAAACTAACCAGGCAAAAGGAAGGGAACCCCCTAGCAGCAAAAAGTTTGCATCAAAAACCTCTATGCCATGCTGTTCTTCCTCAGGGTTTTAAGACCACTGCCTCAGCTAAACTCAAATCCTTTCCCCCACGGCCACATTTCATAATATGCCAGAGGTAGGAAGGGAGAGTCCTTTGCCAGTAAAGAATCCCCGCTGGCTGCTAAATGGGCTGTCCTGCAGACAGCTCTGCCCAGTGCTACCGGAGCAGAGCTGGTTTGCTGGGATGGGACAGAAAGAGATTACTTCCAGTAGGCCAAATGAAGTTTCTGCTCTCCTTACCCTCCACgcatttaatttttccccttcttgctTCCCCCTAAAAAGATAAACATTTAATACAAGCACACCTTAGTATTTAAAGCtggtaaaacaaaaaactttaGTCTACAGAAGACATGTACTAGTCCTTCAACAGACATatgggattttgttttcaatgcAAATCGATATGTAGAGGATTTTGGTTCTCTACCTCCTACTTGTTCTGCTTCCTCCAGCCACTTGGACAGGATCGATTTCAGTTTGCACGCGTTCTTAAAACTCAGCTGCAAGTTTTCAAACCGGCAGATAGTAGTTTGGCTGAATTCCGAGCCATGCACAGCAGCTAGTGCTTCTCCAACATTGGTTTGTGTATAACCTGTCAAAAATGAAGAGAATAAGATCACTTTGGAGCTTTCCAGAAAGCGTTGCTAGTCATCCTCACTGCCTGCCTCTGTGCCAGAACAGGCAGGATCTCTTGAGATGCTGAACGTCTCACGAGGCAGCTTTTTACCTCCCTTTTGATTGCACTAGCTCTGCGCGTCTCAGTCTCAGACCTACAGCCCTTATTAACTTTGTCTTCCCTTGCAAAGCTCAACCACCACAGATTAGTTTTCCTGTGCAAATTGCATTTTTCTCGTCAGAGCATCAAGCCCAGCTCGACAGGCTCTGTTTCATTTGTTTGCATCAGAGGGATTTTTGTTCCCTAATAAATCTGGGGTGAAGATGCGGTAATAATTACAGTGATTAGCAGCGTGTGCTCGTGTGGGGCCTCACAAACCTTCCCATTGCTGTGTCTGACATTAAATACATGATATACAGCAAAACCAACCAAGTCACAAATACGATTTTAAACCCTACATTTTTGTGTCAGTCCTTATGTTTACACTGCAAATGGAACACACAATCTCTCTAGCTGTTGAGATAATGCATAGATACCTGTAATAACCTTATAATCTTctcacatttttaaagccagaaagATGTCCTATGTTGTAATGCAGTGCAATGTAATGTCACCAGTGATAATGTCAAAACTGCAACTCCTCATTCAGAGTCCCCAATATGCACAAGCAGGCTGaatctgcagcagctggatgttaatttttttcagtatagtTCAAACAAGGGTGAGACAGGCTTTTACCTTGCAATGTACCTCTATCTCCTACAAGTGAGAAAGGCAGGCTCGGTCCACCTTGACCCTTGCCTAGGATTTCCAGTGAAAGACAAGCACCTCACCAGAGACTCCCTAAAGCAATCCATCTCACATCAGCCCCGGTAGTTATCGGACAGAAACAAAGATATCAGTTGCTGCTGTACCTGTGTCTtgacacaagaaaataaaccaggaaGAGAAGCTTCCTACTGGTATGAAAGATTCGCCGTGGATGTCATCCTTCTTGTATACTGAAATGGCATTGCAGCATCAGACAAAGCACTTCAcagggaggagggtgggagTGAGAGTGAGAGGTTAGAGCATGTGTTGCCCTAAGTTGCAGAAAATCTGGGGCTGTGCAAAACAATGCACCTGCTACTGAATGTAATTTAATGAACAGTAATAATTTTCTCTGCACTTATGACAAATAATTTAAGGGCACGGAAGTTTGGAGTCGCTTTCTGCATACTAAGTTGCAGGAAGCCGAAGTTCATTAATTCCGTGCAAGTCTTGTAGGAACGGAGAAAGTTTGGCAGTGTGAGGCAGGCTCAGAGTTACAATTAGACAACTGCAGAGGCTAAACCgtaaaacatttagaaataattggGCTTTCACTGGAACTTTTCAGCCTTTTGTTCGCAGACGTAAAGCACATACCCAGCTTAATTCTCCGCAGCTTAAATTCATTAGCAAATTTCTCCAGCTCCCTGATTTCAGGGGAGTCCATGTCGACGGGCTCTTCGACAGACTTGCTTTTCCTGCGGAACTCCTGCTTGAAGTCTGCGGCAGCGGGGTCGTCTGTCAGGAGGGACTGGTGGATGGGTGTGAAGCCGTGGCCCAGGGCGCAGGAGCTGGCACTCAGGGCGTGCTCCGGGAATTTATAAAGGCAGGGGGTCAGGCTACCTGAGCAACACCAGAACCAAAACTCAGTGCAGTTATGGTCTACCCCCACACAATAAAAACATGCCTTTGTGATCTCATAATCCATGTCTGTAATATTTATGATAGAGCATACGCTAAAGTATCCAAGAGGGAGGATCTCCTAGGAGATACAGTCTCTCTTTTGTCCCATTAGATGAAAACCCACCAACAGCGACTTTCCACAGGCCACAGCCATCCTATTTCTTAGCAAAATATGATGCACTTTAAGATGATAGTGGTCCAAACCTAAATAACAATTCAAGGTCTCATCTGGAATTAAGTGGCACAAAAAGATTGGTGGAGCTATATAATTTTGAGTCATCTAAAATGTGCCAGACTATTTTCTGGTACAAAGAATATTTCCATGTAAATCCTATTTGATGCTTGGACAAGATACTATCTTGGTTTAGCTTTAGCATAAAATTTGTTTGAGGAAACTATACAGGTAAaagcttaaaggaaaaaaaaaaacaacccaaacccagaaTATATTCAGAATGATCGTTctgtcttaaaaagaaattgctcaAGGACAAAACAAATCCACCTAATGCTACCTTTTGTTCACAAATGtcaaatttaaaaagcagattcaGTTCAGGGCaaaggctggggttttttttactagatATTGTACATACAGCTAAAGAGCCTCTGACCTGAAGGGGGGGAAGAAAATCacaggagaaaataatattaatactCTTCAGTGTAGCTGGAGTGGCCAGCAAATTCCAGGTTCTTGGAACATCCTTCCCCATTTCCTAAATTACACAAAACTTCGTAGCAGAACTCAGAACTTCATTAACCTCCCATCCCTtcctccatttatttttcttgtcttctctgCTGCGATTGCTCTCAGCAGCATTGGAGGTTCtgctgcataaaaatattttatacactTCACACaggaaaaccacaaagaaaccccaaacaaacaaaaagcccacaaccaaaaaaaccctcacagaATAAAGGAAGagactgaaaaagagaaggacTTGCTTTGCAAGGTGCTGACGCTGTTCACCACATTGGGATGCGGCATGCTGCATGTCTGTAAGATGCGACTCTGGGAGAGACTTGCTGATAGCATCTCTGGAGTTGCAGGCTTGATGCCTAAAAAACAtcatcaacaacaaaaagagtaaaataagaaaggagagaaatgaagattatttattttggaatgaAGTGAACTTCTgagtaatacttttttttttttttttttttttaatacctacGCACTTTTCCCAGGGATCTGAACAGTACCAGGAATGTTTGCAACAGACGCATAAATGCACAGACTCATAAATGAAATAGGAGCATCTGGACATTTGTACACCGTGAAGGAAGTCTACACTCTGTTTGTAAAAAGTCCCTATGCAGATATATTCATCTGTGCTGACTTACTCATATTGATCCTTaatattaatttccttcattcttaagtgaaataaaatgctgagtTTGATTTTGGATTATCTCTAAGACACAACTATTTCCTGGTAGTCACATTAATTTGGTTCATGGCATTATCTCATTGACTGCTACTTGAACTTGTGTGGAATAACAGTTCCTCTTGCTCAGCTGGGGACATGGAAAACTGAGCAGGGTGTGAGTATAAATTTGTAAGTGTAAAAGTCCACGATCATGTTTATGATTTGCCTGCTGAATTCAGCTATCCTTCCATGATGCCACCGTTTTATTTTATAGCTCCATCAGGGCTCCATCACCCCCGGTACTGGTAATACACAGGTATATTGGGTACACCACTCCTGGTCCCTCAAATATGTTGATTGCCAAGGGAAGTGGACATAGGTGAACAAAAAGAGTGGCACCCCAGTCTTGTAGAGAGAAATAAGTAGCAGATTGATTTCCTGAGAGATGTAGAGGTTCGGAGAAACTCTGGGCACTGATCCCTAAGTTCCTAACCCATTTTCTTGTGCCTTAACCCCCATCCCTTCTTCTTTAAGCGACTGTCTTGAACTGGTCCCTCTAAAGGAGAACTGACCGAAACCAAGATGCTAAGAGCTCGCCCAGCTGAGGGTATGTCCCTTACCTGCCATCACCCCGTAGGTAGACGGTTGGTTTCCATAATGACAGGAAGGCACAGAGTAATGAAGACCTGCCAAAGAGTTTCCCAGGGTCGTCACGGCAAAGCGGATACAGGAGCATATAGGAGGTTGGATCAAAGACAAAACAGATAGGACCGGTAAGAAAATGTGCGAGGATTCACGACACAGCCTTGAAGTTCAGAGGCAGACCGTACCCTTGTACACAGTATTTGTGTGCATGCAATAAGCATTTAACTCCAGGCCACAACCATCAGGTTAACGCTGCTGGAAGTCCAGATGCTTGGCCAGGTGGCCCCAGATGAAGACTGTCAGTATAAATAACGAGGTACACTCTGAGCCAAGACTAGAAATGGTCATGCTGTGGTCTTGATGCATTGTTTTTAGTATAATCTATGCGTATAACCCAGTTTACACATACAGTTGAGCAAGGGAAACATTAAACTCTCAAGGAGGAGACAAGTTCCTCTTCCCACCCAGCTTCCACACACCATTTCGTTTAGTCTTGCATAAAAATCTGCTCTGTGTTCCCAGCAAATGGATTGACTTGGCTGTCATGCAAACCCCCCAGTGCAAACAGGCACATGTTATGCATGCCTAAGACCTGGGTTTCCAATACCAGAAGTTCGGGGACATTCGCTTTGAGGCATCCAGAAGTCACATTTTCTTATGTGCCAAGTcatcaaaaacatttcagggTGCTTTGGCAGGGTGGTAGGGAAACAGGACGATAGACTCTGGGCTCTTCCAAAAAGTTAGGCCTAAATCAACTTTTTCCATCATCAGCACCAACAAACCCACCGCTAATTTATCCCTGGTGTTTTCACAGGGGTGTTTCAGATTTGTGCCTGAAGAATCAGGTGGATTTTTGCTGAATGCAAAAAGAGATGTGGCTGTGGCTCATGCATAAGTAGGCACAGAAATGCATGTACTGTCCCCTCTAACAACTGCTATGAAACATACTAAAAATTCATGTTCTTAAACATTCAGATACgtaaaactgcattttagagTGCACAGTCCTGTTCAAAACTATCATTGATTAGGGATTAGAATCTCTGGGTTTTTACAACAGTAATCATAACAGTAAAATGTCCGTTTTAGATACACTTACACAAATATAAAACCTACTAAACCAGGCTCATAATagtataaatgcaaaaaaaaaaaagatctcatTAATAATACTAATGCATTTAGAGCAATGCAACTTTTCTGCTAAGATAAGATCTAAGTGCTTACCTGTGTTTTTTCCTATTGTGTAAAAATTGTAATATATggattacaaataaaaatataattttcaacCTGCAAATAAGGATTTAAAATCAAATAGTGAGGATGAtgctatttaaattaaataataaaaaggtgtAGAGGATACTGCAGAACATCAGCTGTATGACATGGTATTCAAACAGAAGTATATTAACCTATATTTTCTGATGCACAACCATcacacacagtttttaaaacaatcGACATTTAATATAAATCGTTCTTCAAAATTCTTTCACATCTACTTTGTACACAAACTCTCCTTAGATGATTTCAGTAGCATGGCATTATTACAATTTCTGAATCTATGTATGAAATTTATAAACCCTTACTCATTATAGTCACCACCCTCTGTCACTGCTTCTGTTCTCACAGGGTCACCCGCTAGATGTGGTCTTGCAAACAGAATTCCCTCTGACTACAGTAGTAT
It encodes:
- the POU1F1 gene encoding pituitary-specific positive transcription factor 1 isoform X1, whose translation is MTCQAFASSDTFVPLNSDSSPSLPLIMHHSAAECLPVSNHATNVVSTGLHYSVPSCHYGNQPSTYGVMAGIKPATPEMLSASLSQSRILQTCSMPHPNVVNSVSTLQSSLTPCLYKFPEHALSASSCALGHGFTPIHQSLLTDDPAAADFKQEFRRKSKSVEEPVDMDSPEIRELEKFANEFKLRRIKLGYTQTNVGEALAAVHGSEFSQTTICRFENLQLSFKNACKLKSILSKWLEEAEQVGALYNEKVGVNERKRKRRTTISIAAKEALERHFGEQSKPSSQEIMRMAEGLNLEKEVVRVWFCNRRQREKRVKTSLHQNTFSSIIKEHHECR
- the POU1F1 gene encoding pituitary-specific positive transcription factor 1 isoform X2, which gives rise to MTCQAFASSDTFVPLNSDSSPSLPLIMHHSAAECLPVSNHATNVVSTGLHYSVPSCHYGNQPSTYGVMAGIKPATPEMLSASLSQSRILQTCSMPHPNVVNSVSTLQSNLTPCLYKFPEHALSASSCALGHGFTPIHQSLLTDDPAAADFKQEFRRKSKSVEEPVDMDSPEIRELEKFANEFKLRRIKLGYTQTNVGEALAAVHGSEFSQTTICRFENLQLSFKNACKLKSILSKWLEEAEQVGALYNEKVGVNERKRKRRTTISIAAKEALERHFGEQSKPSSQEIMRMAEGLNLEKEVVRVWFCNRRQREKRVKTSLHQNTFSSIIKEHHECR
- the POU1F1 gene encoding pituitary-specific positive transcription factor 1 isoform X3; translated protein: MTCQAFASSDTFVPLNSDSSPSLPLIMHHSAAECLPVSNHATNVVSTVLSVLSLIQPPICSCIRFAVTTLGNSLAGLHYSVPSCHYGNQPSTYGVMAGSLTPCLYKFPEHALSASSCALGHGFTPIHQSLLTDDPAAADFKQEFRRKSKSVEEPVDMDSPEIRELEKFANEFKLRRIKLGYTQTNVGEALAAVHGSEFSQTTICRFENLQLSFKNACKLKSILSKWLEEAEQVGALYNEKVGVNERKRKRRTTISIAAKEALERHFGEQSKPSSQEIMRMAEGLNLEKEVVRVWFCNRRQREKRVKTSLHQNTFSSIIKEHHECR